ATCAGCTAGTTACTGTTGTTTATCCTGGCAGAGGCAGGAGAGTGTTTCAGTCCTGACTGGAGATGGGCGGGTGAAAAGTCGTTCCCTCACCTGTGATGAGCTCTGACTCAGCGCATTGTGCGTGTGTCAAATGAACAGGCCTAATATCACGTGACTGATGAAGCCCGTACCTTAAAACAGACCTCAGACTAAAGGGCTTCATTTTCCTTTATCCTATCCATGGCGCATTCAGTTAATGACAATTTAGTCTATTAAGGGCAATACAATGTGTAACCCATAGCTGAGTAAAAGTcaattaatcatgaaaacaaaatgtgtttctgttgcaaTTGTTTTTATTACCTATGTAATGTTATGTACGTTTATCAAAATGTGTAGTGTATAATATAACTAAACTGTGGGTTTTAttaaacagctgcagactgaacaGCGGTCCACCTCAATTTTATAGATAAGCGTTAACAATTAATGTAATTAACAGTGTTGGGAGTGTTACACCATTAGAATTCATCTCTGCTTAGTCAAGCAGAGTTTATTAATGTAAACAACAGTTAAAGCGAGTTGAATTAATGTGGAGCTGCTACCCAAATTCAAATAGACACATTGTTCACAAGTTAGCTAAAAGAATGAACTTTATTACTAAAATTAGATTCCCTCAACTGTTTGTTACATCGTGCTGCTTTTCACCTGCATCTGGACTCATGTTAAGTTCCTGCTTTTTCTATTTCCTCATTTTTTGAGTCTTACAGATCCAATTCTTTCAGACTTTCATCCCACAATGAAATGACACTCCATACACTAACACTACAAGATAGTGGAgtgcaaaatgaaaattttGATAAAGTACATCCAAGAACAccgataatgataataataaatcgCAACAAAAattagggggaaaaaatcattttcatgataACAATGCATCTGGGAGGACCAAATTTCCCGGATGGGCGGGCCATAACAGCAGGTCTGCGCGATATACTGGATCATCACAGGTGAGGGAACAACTTTTCACCCGCCCATCTCCAGTCAGGACAGAAACACTCTCCTGCCTCTGCCAGGATAAACAACAGTAACCAGTTGATCCAGCTCcgtccttcactcatcaaatcaagatgagaatgttattgttgttgcttctcttctgtcacGTTTCATCACCAGGTAAGATCACAATTTAAATCTTTAAACTCTTTAAACTTCACAGTTGACTCGACTCTTTTGTTCTTAGTTAAGTTTCACATTTGTCTCGACTTGATCAGATTGTTTAAACTGATTCATACTgatttcatcatatttctgaatgtggtgatgatgagtgtgtgttcatactgaaTGGAGGCCTctatattacatttaaaaattgtgttttttgcaccTTCATGGCAATCATACACACAGCATATTTATATTTCCACTTAGCTTCATATTTATGATTAGTCTTATTTTTGAGCACCTTTGTCTGTCTTGCAGTGCTTCACTCCCTGAAGTATTTCACAACTGCATCAACTGGAATCCCGAACCTCCCAGAGGTTATGACAACACTGGAGGTTGATGAACTTCTGATGGGGTCCtgtgacagcaacaacagcatgaATCTGAAGGACATTGCTAAATTATTCCTCATAAAATATCCTGAGCGGTTGGAGTGGTACAGACAAAGATGTTTCCAGGTTTTGCCTTACACCTTCAAAGCCTTGATAAACAGTTTGATGCGTCTCTTCAACCAAAGTGGAGGTACAGTATGTAACATGTTCTAGCCTGTTTAACTTTTTACCGTTCTGTATCTTAGTTGTAAAGTGATCCAGGGTCTCAAGATACCAGCCAGTTCAAActttaacatcattttaaatgtaacctGAAATAGAGATTCATGTAAAGTAAACCATCATATCAGTTTGCCTTCAGTGGTCCAGCCACTACCTGTCATTCATCACGTCAACACATAAATCAGCTGCTTGTTCAACTTGTTGCTGAAGCTGTGAAACACAAACTACTGATAACAATAGAATGATTCATGGACACACGGTTAAAAAATCGCAGGACGTCACACAATGTACAATGTTTTAAGATCATCTTTCCactgaatgtttcatctgtgaATCATTGTTAAgtacagtctctgtctctgtctcaggtgtCCATGTTTTACAGAAGGTGGATGGCTGTGAGTGGGATGATGAGACAGGAGAGGTGAAAAGTTTCAGTCAGTTTGGATACGATGGAGAAGACCTCCTGGCATTGGATCTGAATACATTTATATGGACCGCTCTAAGACCTGAGGCTGTCAACATCACACTGAGATGGGACGCGGATCAAAATTTAAGAGACTACTATAAGATTGCTGTTACTCTGAATTATCCAAAGTGGCTGAAGAAGTATTTGGATCATGGGAGGAGCGTTCTGCTGAGAACAGGTAGAATCACCTGAGCTGATGTAGTTTATTAGACACAGTGATCTTCATATAGGCTGCTCAGACTGACCTGTCATGTGTTATTAATCCAACCTGTCTGACATCACCTTTTTTGGCAGATGTTATATTTGTGTTAGTCCTGACCAGTCACAGACATCTTTGGATGGCATTACTCACCAGCAAAGCTCAGACTGTGACGCCACAGTTAGTTTAAGGAAAgtgattttacagtttcagtgtttcaaaatAGAAATAGCTCCACTGAAGAGTGTCTTTAGTGGTGGTGTAGTTCCCTCCTCTATCTGTGTACAGATCATTTTGAGTCTGTTGTGTCACTATTACACTGTGGTCTGGATGCATGGATCACATTAATTGGCCACCGTCGCCACTgtcctgttttttaaaaagtcaatttaGTCGGCCAAAGCTATTACAAACTGTCACAAGCACATGGGCGACATGATTCACATCATGCTGCCAGTATCACACTATTCCCCTGATCaacagtgtgcagcagtgatgtgCCAAGAAACATGGTATTGCAACAAAATAAGCAGTGCAGACGAAGCCTGCTAGCAAGTAAAAAAGGATGTATATGATGcatcatatttaatatttcaaaaggtTTGCAGATGTTTCTTGCGGAACAAAATGTATCCAGTACATTTGTTCGACACTTGCTTCTGTTATTGATTCCCAATCtaatttcttcatctttcttataccttgcttgttttctctcttctctcttctttctctctttaccagagcttccctcagtgtctctcctccagaagactccctcctctccaatcagctgcctcgctacaggtttctaccctcacagagcctcactcgtctggaggaaagatggagaggagcttcaTGAGGAGGTGGACCACGGAGAGATCCTCCCCAACCACGATGGAACCTTCCAGATGAGTGTTGACCTGAAcctttcatcagtcacacctgaagaCTGGACGAATtacgactgtgtgtttcagctctctgGTGTGAAGGAGGAAATCATCACCAGACTGGAGAAAGATCGGATCAGGACCAACTGGGGTAAGAGTGAGAGCGGAGGGTGCTGAAGGGGAGTGCATGGGAATTCATGTTGAACAGTAATAACAAACTATTACTGTATTCAACAGAGAAGCACATTTCTGTCGTCCCGGTCTCTGCTGCAGTGGTTGTTCTCGCTCTCGCTGTCATCGGTGCTGCTGGAGTCATCgtttacaaaaagaagaaaggtgagagagaaaaatgaatgatttcaGTCTTTGAGTTGATGTCTTTGAAAAATTCAAACATCAGAAGAGGAAAGACAGTCAGCACTAAACAGACTGAGTACAAACAGAAACTCAGTTGAGTGAGTAGAAGAAGACAAATAAAggtaatttacatttacaactttgactgaaatcattttgtttggatTTCAGCCATCAGACCTCCATCTTGGAACTAAAACTTACTTTGGGTCTTTTTCAGCTGATCTGACTCACAGTTCatgttttagattaaaacatgtttcacattattGTGCAGATCTTTTCAacactgtttcctgtatttattgtttatgaAAGTTTAATATGGGATGTTTGTTTCTGATCTGCAGCTCCTGACAACGGCACAGAgctctctgagcagctgagaCCAGATACTGATCAGGGGACAGCGTGACCAGattaactgctaactgctgctaactgtaaccGCCATTAgcgagttagctcagttagcggtgCAGCTGATGGTTCAGATTGTGAACTCAGTTGGTGTGTGTCtggggctagctgattagcatgctaacttcagtactTTTTTGTGATTTCCTACCTAATTTAGGGTTAAAAAAATCTTACAATTTGGACTAACCCTAActctttttaattcatttttattttttatttaacagcgTGTCCACTGTAGTGGACCAGATGACCATTTTAGTGTGAAAAGACAGCCGAACTtagaatataaaaaatgtaatatattgaGACTGTAGAGTGATATTAAACCAGAAATACgtccacaaaacaaaattatttatCGTTCTGGATTGTTTCACTTGCTTGTTGGTTGCAAGGATGGTAGTATGTTTTCTACTTAAACTGAACACATTGTCATTATATGTCCATATCGTTTGATGGGTCACCTTGACtcctttcagtgtgtttattcgAACAGTAGAACTAAAgttgaaaaacagatttatttttattgtgataAAGTTATTTGTCAAACCTAAACCAATCTAGTTTcctttttcattgttattaatCGCtgcctttaaatgttttatttctagCCGTGATAATCCAGAAAGCAATTTCCCTTCTTGGTAATTTACatcctgttgttatttttttaggtgtcttcttaaaaatgtttccaccaagttcttacacattgcacctttaatggtcCACATGCTCATTTGTGACCACACTACAATATATTACCTGAACATTCAGTATTCTCACAGAGGATTTGAATGAGGTGATTGGTATCAATGTGAACTCTGATCAGAGTTAGCTCTCTGACAaggttagcttagtttagcatgaaCACAAAGTTAGAGGTTAAACAGCGCTGTTAAAGGAGCCTCCTGACAGCTAAAAGCTGACTGAtgtgtagaaaaataaaatgcaacaacGTGAGGCCAATACTGTCAAAAACTTTCAGCATGTCAGAGCAAATGTTCACACCTGTAACGCTTCACCTGTGAGGAGGTCATAAGATACATTTAGAAAGAAAGTGCAACAAACTGAGAGACTCAGAGTGAGGTACATgctgaaacatgtttatttacagtAGTGATCTGAGCTGACTGTTATGATGAAATGTACAATTAACATACAACAATAAttgaaaatgacttaaacaGATAAGTACCCTGAGAGCAAATTATTAAATATTACTATATAATACTCTAAATAATCAATATcacctgtttttgtgtgattcCTGACTGTTTAGTGCTCATCCTTCACTAACATCTACATGGTAATTACACTATAATTCTATAGAAAGAGTCCTTCTGACCTGTTAACGGGCCAATTGAATAAATCATCTGGAATGTACTGATGTTGCTGAACAGGGTGTAACGCTGGTGCACAGTCGAATGAGGTCAAGCAGTTTAACACTAATACACACAGCTGGCGTGGGACTGACTGAGGTCGTCATCTGATCTGGAACACATACTCAGTCTGTGAGAGGTTAAACGACCCACCATTTTGAAAGCAGGTACCTCGGACAGCTCCTGGATCAGCACACTGGACAGCAGGCATGGGAGTCTGTCATGTTGAAACACCTCAGCTCTACAgatgtgtgaaaaagaaaaaacaaagatctgGTTGTGATATGATACTCATGATACTAATGATGAAACCAAAACCCAAATCTATAGATTTTTATAAAGCACTTACGTTGTCTCAACATGACTTTCAGAAATatatctgctttattttattgtatgaattaaaatgattgtAATCAATGTTGATTCATATTGTTCCTTTACATGTGTTTGTCCCttgattaaaataataacatttagaCATTAATTAGTATTTCACAGTCATTATAGACAATATTTGAATATTGAGTTCATTGACAGGAATCTTATAATACCTGATATGTTATTCTACTTCACATTTGGCAGGTTTGTTACTGAGGACTGGAGGAAGTGCAGTGTCAAATATTGCCAATACACGACATGTTTAACATCAATAAATTTTGACTAAACAGAATTATAGTTGAATGAGAACTGTCATATCATAATGGAGTAAAACCAGGATTGATATGTGGGACTAgactggacaaaacaagacacctgaggagaaaaaaactgattggTTAATCACAAAAATCTGCCATTAACAGCAGCCTTGATATTTGATTGATTACTTGATGTGTTGTGATCcaattaatgaattaaaaaatgaatgaaaaataccAATTCAGAACCAGCTCTTCATAATCAAAATGGTTTCTATCTACAGCATGTTCAGAAGACTGAAAAAATGTATGACGGTTAGATTTTAtgagttaaaatgtttctgtgagATTATGTCTTAAGTCATCAATAAGATAAATTTACTGTTTAAaccttattttatttcacagcttAACTGTCTTCCATTTTAACACAGACAGGGTGTTAAATAATCGTGTACTTGGATTGATTAACTCACTGATGGCTGAAACACCAGTAACGGTTCAAACCTGTTTGTTAATCCACCAACAGGTGAGTCTCTGGTTTAATTCacatttggtttgtttctgAATTTCGTACTGTATTCAGATGTTCAGCTAGCTCTGCTACCACCACTGTCCTCAGCTACTGCTTAGTACTCATATTGTAACTCACATTCCACCTTATCTGTGGTTCTGCTAATGCTGCTAATGCTGCTAATGCTGTTAACGTGTAATTTATCCAATCAATATATTAATCAGTCAATCAAGTTAAGTTATCAAATATATGTACATGAGCAGAAGAACAAGGTTTGTCTCTTCACAGTTCTGTATATGAGGTTAATGTTTGTATTATCaaggaaataacatttttagttttgtacttgatgattaattgattgCTCAAATATTTTTCTCATCAGTAATTGTTTGTTCAGTGAACATTAAGCATTAAGCTCTGTTACATCAGTGCCCTGAATTCACATTCATGTATGCTAGATGAAACAAATATGTGGTGATAACAGTAGAGAAATGATTACCAATACCCTATTAGAGCAAATAGACCAATAAAAACAGTAACTAGCAGACATGTCATAtacaacaaaaatcaaaacaatagGGAAGAAAAGAATAGCAATAccacaacagtaaaaacagtgaCTGACAATAATCTGTCAGCTGTGTTAACATCATTGTATTTAATCAACTAGTGGATAAATAAAAAGCCCCAGTCAAACATCAAGTGATGGAAAATATTATGGAaattttcagatgtgttttctaTTTAAGTTTGTcatatccaaaaaaaaaaaaaagtgtcttacAGGGCTgtgaagcagagacagagagcctGACATGAAACAAAGACCACCTCCACGTACAtcataataaattaatacaCTTTTATAAAATTCAACATTGACCTTCAGAAAAACAGGACGTCTGTGTCAGA
This window of the Acanthopagrus latus isolate v.2019 chromosome 3, fAcaLat1.1, whole genome shotgun sequence genome carries:
- the LOC119014231 gene encoding major histocompatibility complex class I-related gene protein-like → MRMLLLLLLFCHVSSPVLHSLKYFTTASTGIPNLPEVMTTLEVDELLMGSCDSNNSMNLKDIAKLFLIKYPERLEWYRQRCFQVLPYTFKALINSLMRLFNQSGGVHVLQKVDGCEWDDETGEVKSFSQFGYDGEDLLALDLNTFIWTALRPEAVNITLRWDADQNLRDYYKIAVTLNYPKWLKKYLDHGRSVLLRTELPSVSLLQKTPSSPISCLATGFYPHRASLVWRKDGEELHEEVDHGEILPNHDGTFQMSVDLNLSSVTPEDWTNYDCVFQLSGVKEEIITRLEKDRIRTNWGKKKHISVVPVSAAVVVLALAVIGAAGVIVYKKKKAPDNGTELSEQLRPDTDQGTA